The following coding sequences lie in one Sandaracinaceae bacterium genomic window:
- a CDS encoding TetR/AcrR family transcriptional regulator: MRVIPDPRDSGTKRERTRNRLLIATQELLLERSAGSLTIRDVSHQAELSHGTFYNYFDTVEALLDNLSLLFTVTHGQHMATLTAGVSDSAEIFALSTRQTLRFIAESPHYGKYLFDAGLPMDHFLRGMRTHLYTDVKRGIANGTFTVVDPDLTVSIVAGGMLGMALDVYRRIIPASAIDEGATRLLQQLGVRAAKAKKLATQEATFLTPPPLPLTWPRGGAFGQATLPE, encoded by the coding sequence ATGCGCGTCATCCCCGACCCCCGTGACAGCGGCACCAAGCGCGAGCGCACGCGGAACCGCTTGCTCATCGCCACGCAGGAGCTGCTGCTGGAGCGCTCGGCGGGGTCGCTGACCATCCGCGACGTGAGCCACCAGGCGGAGCTGTCGCACGGCACGTTCTACAACTACTTCGACACCGTGGAGGCGCTGCTCGACAACCTGTCGCTGCTCTTCACCGTCACGCACGGTCAGCATATGGCGACGTTGACCGCCGGCGTGAGCGACTCGGCCGAGATCTTCGCGTTGTCCACGCGCCAGACCCTGCGCTTCATCGCGGAGTCACCCCACTACGGCAAGTACCTGTTCGACGCCGGCCTGCCCATGGACCACTTCCTGCGTGGCATGCGCACCCACCTCTACACCGACGTGAAGCGTGGGATTGCCAACGGGACGTTCACCGTGGTGGACCCCGACCTCACGGTGAGCATCGTGGCTGGCGGCATGCTGGGCATGGCGCTCGACGTCTATCGCCGCATCATCCCCGCCAGCGCCATCGACGAAGGGGCCACGCGCCTGCTCCAGCAGCTGGGCGTGCGGGCTGCCAAGGCCAAGAAGCTGGCTACGCAGGAGGCCACCTTCTTGACGCCTCCACCGCTGCCGCTCACCTGGCCTCGCGGAGGCGCCTTCGGTCAGGCTACGCTACCGGAGTGA
- a CDS encoding bile acid:sodium symporter: MARSRLLPDNFTLSLVAVVTVATLLPARGDVAVAFGWITNVGIGLLFFLHGAKLSREAVLAGASHVRLHLLIFACTFALFPLLGLALRPLLTPLTGPELYRGVLYLCALPATVQSAIAFTSLARGNIPAAICSAAASSLFGVFVTPLLVGLLLGVSGGAGEGSLLDAIAKIGLQLLLPFVLGQLARRWIGAWVTRHKDVLKYVDQSSILLVVYTAFSAAVIGGLWQQVAPLTLLGLGVACAVLLTLALLSTHLLGKWLGFSLEDRITILFCGSKKSLATGVPMAQVLFAGQTLGLLLLPLMLFHQLQLMVCAVLAQRFARRPDREPSPAA; the protein is encoded by the coding sequence ATGGCCCGCTCTCGCCTACTGCCCGACAACTTCACGCTCAGCCTCGTGGCGGTGGTGACCGTGGCCACGCTGCTGCCGGCGCGCGGAGACGTGGCGGTGGCCTTCGGGTGGATCACGAACGTGGGCATCGGCCTGCTGTTCTTCCTGCACGGCGCGAAGCTCTCGCGCGAGGCCGTGCTGGCCGGCGCGAGCCACGTGCGGCTGCACCTGCTCATCTTCGCGTGCACCTTCGCGCTCTTCCCGCTGCTGGGCCTCGCGCTGCGGCCGCTGCTCACGCCGCTCACGGGCCCCGAGCTGTACCGCGGCGTGCTCTACCTGTGCGCGCTGCCGGCCACGGTGCAGTCCGCCATCGCGTTCACCTCGCTCGCGCGCGGCAACATCCCGGCGGCCATCTGCAGCGCGGCGGCGTCGAGCCTGTTCGGCGTGTTCGTCACGCCGCTTCTGGTGGGGCTCTTGCTAGGCGTCTCGGGTGGCGCGGGCGAGGGCTCGCTGCTGGACGCCATCGCCAAGATCGGGCTCCAGCTGCTGCTGCCGTTCGTTCTGGGGCAGCTGGCACGCCGATGGATCGGCGCCTGGGTCACGCGCCACAAGGACGTGCTCAAGTACGTGGACCAGTCGTCCATCTTGCTGGTGGTCTACACGGCGTTCAGCGCCGCGGTCATCGGCGGGCTCTGGCAGCAGGTGGCGCCGCTCACGCTGCTGGGACTCGGGGTGGCGTGCGCCGTGCTGCTCACGCTGGCGCTGCTGTCCACGCACCTCCTCGGCAAGTGGCTGGGCTTCAGCCTCGAGGACCGCATCACCATCTTGTTCTGTGGGTCCAAGAAGAGCCTGGCCACGGGCGTGCCCATGGCGCAGGTGCTCTTCGCGGGTCAGACGCTGGGGCTCTTGCTGCTGCCGCTCATGCTCTTCCACCAGCTCCAGCTCATGGTCTGCGCCGTGCTCGCGCAGCGCTTCGCGCGAAGGCCAGACCGAGAGCCAAGCCCAGCAGCGTGA
- a CDS encoding alpha/beta hydrolase → MSLPRASQPPDGYAVQIVTTLRRQFRNVHGYRRAFIKAGSGPALLLIHGIGDNADSWEDVLPELAEEFTVIAPDLLGHGESDKPRADYSIGAYANAMRDLLSVLDVDRVTVMGHSLGGGVAMQFAYQYPERCERLVLVGTGGVSHEVNPVLRFVAAPNADLVLPLLSVPGARLVGKGVFAALRALDTNIGLDSAQLVRIFDALPNAASRRAFVRTLRGAVDWRGQAITMLDRCYLAKDMPTLVVWGERDGVIPVKHAGRIHEALPDSRLEVFEGAGHFPHQHDPARFLRVFREFYASTSACTHSADEWRALLRQGAKHALPAPAGVTLEAAPVAPAAAPSGRLIRLPAALRRA, encoded by the coding sequence GTGTCCCTCCCGAGGGCCAGCCAGCCCCCGGACGGCTACGCTGTGCAAATCGTGACCACCTTGCGTCGGCAGTTCCGGAACGTGCATGGGTACCGCCGCGCCTTCATCAAGGCGGGCAGCGGGCCGGCGCTGCTGCTCATCCACGGCATCGGCGACAACGCCGACAGTTGGGAAGATGTGCTCCCCGAGCTGGCCGAGGAGTTCACGGTCATCGCGCCCGACCTGCTGGGCCACGGCGAGTCGGACAAGCCGCGCGCGGACTACTCCATCGGCGCGTACGCCAACGCCATGCGCGACCTGCTGAGCGTGCTGGACGTGGACCGCGTGACGGTCATGGGGCACTCGCTGGGCGGCGGCGTGGCCATGCAGTTCGCCTATCAGTACCCCGAGCGCTGCGAGCGCCTGGTGCTGGTGGGCACGGGCGGCGTGAGCCACGAGGTGAACCCGGTGCTGCGCTTCGTGGCCGCGCCCAACGCCGACCTGGTGCTGCCGCTGCTCAGCGTCCCGGGCGCGCGCCTCGTGGGCAAGGGCGTGTTCGCCGCGCTGCGGGCGCTCGACACCAACATCGGGCTCGACTCCGCCCAGCTCGTCCGCATCTTCGACGCGCTGCCCAACGCGGCCTCCCGGCGCGCCTTCGTGCGAACGCTGCGCGGCGCGGTGGACTGGCGCGGGCAGGCCATCACCATGCTGGACCGCTGCTACCTGGCCAAGGACATGCCCACGCTGGTGGTCTGGGGCGAGCGCGACGGCGTCATCCCGGTGAAGCACGCGGGGCGCATCCACGAAGCGCTGCCCGACAGTCGGCTCGAGGTGTTCGAGGGCGCCGGGCACTTCCCGCACCAGCACGACCCGGCCCGATTCCTGCGCGTGTTCCGCGAGTTCTACGCGAGCACCAGCGCCTGCACGCACAGCGCCGACGAGTGGCGCGCGCTCTTGCGGCAGGGGGCCAAGCACGCGCTGCCGGCCCCCGCGGGGGTGACCCTCGAGGCCGCGCCGGTGGCTCCAGCCGCAGCCCCGAGCGGCCGCCTCATTCGGCTCCCGGCAGCCCTGCGCCGGGCCTGA
- a CDS encoding NAD(P)-dependent alcohol dehydrogenase yields the protein MSALPQYGKHLHPTETMHAVVIDRYGAADVLRPATVPRPVPTRGQVLVRTRFIGVNPKDVIVRKGKFKIATGKKFPLLVGHDIAGEVVEAAPGADLAVGQQVFGMINDFAGRAYAQYAAVDAQSLCAVPTTVDLRTAAAVPLAAQTALQGLRDEARVKPGQRVLVNGASGGVGVFAVQIAKLLGAEVTAVCSARNAELVRGLGADHVVDYAETPLTGLTQRFDAIFDVFGNYRFDTLRPLLTERGTYVQTIPSGQIVKDVARTVFSKQRARLVVVRSQRAQLEWLREHIDAGRLTVVVDRSFALDDVAEAHRYMETKRARGKVVLEVG from the coding sequence ATGAGCGCCCTCCCGCAGTACGGAAAGCACCTCCACCCCACCGAGACCATGCACGCCGTGGTCATCGACCGCTACGGCGCGGCCGACGTGCTGCGCCCGGCCACGGTGCCACGGCCGGTGCCCACGCGCGGCCAGGTGCTGGTGCGCACGCGCTTCATCGGCGTGAACCCGAAAGACGTCATCGTCCGCAAGGGCAAGTTCAAGATCGCCACCGGCAAGAAGTTCCCGCTGCTGGTGGGCCACGACATCGCCGGCGAGGTGGTGGAGGCCGCGCCCGGCGCAGACCTCGCGGTGGGCCAGCAGGTGTTCGGCATGATCAACGACTTCGCCGGGCGGGCCTATGCGCAGTACGCCGCCGTGGACGCGCAGTCGCTGTGTGCGGTGCCCACCACGGTGGACCTGCGCACCGCTGCCGCCGTTCCGCTGGCCGCGCAGACGGCGCTGCAAGGCCTGCGCGACGAGGCGCGCGTCAAGCCTGGGCAGCGCGTGCTGGTCAACGGTGCGTCGGGCGGCGTGGGTGTGTTCGCGGTGCAGATCGCGAAGCTGCTGGGCGCCGAGGTCACTGCGGTGTGCAGCGCGCGCAACGCCGAGCTGGTGCGCGGCCTCGGGGCGGACCACGTGGTGGACTACGCGGAGACCCCGCTCACGGGCCTGACCCAGCGCTTCGACGCCATCTTCGACGTGTTCGGCAACTACCGCTTCGACACGCTGCGCCCGCTGCTCACGGAGCGCGGCACCTACGTGCAGACCATCCCCAGCGGCCAGATCGTGAAGGACGTGGCGCGCACCGTGTTCTCGAAGCAGCGCGCGCGCCTGGTGGTGGTGCGCTCGCAGCGCGCCCAGCTCGAGTGGCTGCGTGAGCACATCGACGCCGGTCGCCTCACGGTGGTGGTGGACCGCTCGTTCGCGCTCGACGACGTGGCCGAGGCGCACCGCTACATGGAGACCAAGCGCGCACGCGGCAAGGTGGTGCTCGAGGTCGGCTGA
- a CDS encoding ATP-binding protein: MLRLCRFPPDVRQALNTEDTTHAARMFPAIYGAFPELPDAPALPGGADVRELAYAGLATLLSALHLERPLCLVLDDAQWGDAGAGRILASLMSPPISLPVFWVLAYRSDEAHESALLQQLAPLSGRDLHHESHLDLAPLSAAAGVELARRCSHDVNTLELAEIAADAGGNPFPHRAAGAARRARASG, from the coding sequence GTGTTGCGCCTGTGTCGCTTCCCCCCGGACGTGCGGCAGGCGCTCAACACCGAGGACACCACGCACGCGGCGCGCATGTTCCCGGCCATCTACGGCGCCTTCCCCGAGCTGCCCGACGCGCCGGCCCTCCCAGGCGGCGCCGACGTGCGCGAGCTGGCCTATGCCGGCCTCGCCACGTTGCTCTCGGCGCTGCACCTCGAGCGCCCGCTGTGTCTGGTGCTGGACGACGCGCAGTGGGGCGACGCCGGCGCGGGCCGCATCCTCGCCTCGCTGATGAGCCCGCCCATCTCGCTGCCGGTCTTCTGGGTGCTGGCCTACCGCTCCGACGAGGCCCACGAGAGCGCGCTGCTGCAGCAGCTGGCGCCGCTGTCGGGGCGTGACCTGCACCACGAGAGCCACCTGGACCTCGCCCCGCTCTCCGCGGCCGCTGGCGTGGAGCTGGCGCGGCGCTGCAGCCACGACGTGAACACGCTGGAGCTCGCGGAGATCGCGGCCGACGCGGGCGGCAACCCGTTCCCTCATCGAGCAGCTGGCGCTGCACGGCGCGCACGGGCCAGCGGGTGA
- a CDS encoding hemerythrin domain-containing protein, with product MTTSRYNFYTIIHKGIRHELGELLRLGAGTDFAGPEAAAYVARLRASIRLMNEHALHEDHHVEPLLERFAPPLARRVAATHRVLEAHEHEVLTLCEPALGSPADGHALYLALTRYAATQYGHMAEEESDVIEALWERMSDEQIMGVEHAIVSSIAPEDNATYMAWMIHGISDPEREAFIGAMRQGAPAEVVAYAEALANSARQMRLAA from the coding sequence ATGACCACCAGCCGCTACAACTTCTACACGATCATCCACAAGGGCATCCGCCACGAGCTGGGCGAGCTGCTGCGCCTCGGCGCCGGCACCGACTTCGCGGGCCCCGAGGCCGCCGCGTACGTGGCCCGGCTGCGCGCCTCCATCCGCCTGATGAACGAGCACGCGCTGCACGAAGACCACCACGTGGAGCCGCTGCTCGAGCGGTTTGCGCCCCCGCTCGCGCGGCGCGTGGCGGCCACCCACCGCGTGCTCGAGGCGCACGAGCACGAGGTGCTCACGCTGTGCGAGCCCGCGCTCGGCAGCCCCGCCGACGGCCACGCGCTGTACCTGGCGCTCACGCGCTACGCGGCCACGCAGTACGGCCACATGGCCGAGGAGGAGAGCGACGTGATCGAGGCGCTCTGGGAGCGCATGAGCGACGAGCAGATCATGGGGGTGGAGCACGCCATCGTCAGCAGCATCGCCCCCGAGGACAACGCGACGTACATGGCGTGGATGATCCACGGCATCAGCGACCCGGAGCGCGAGGCCTTCATCGGGGCCATGCGGCAGGGCGCGCCGGCCGAGGTGGTGGCCTACGCCGAGGCACTGGCGAACTCGGCGCGGCAGATGCGGCTGGCCGCCTGA
- a CDS encoding serine/threonine-protein kinase PknK yields the protein MPWDPPEADSAAQTRQDSGVVTNDGTATRADPVRRSDPAAPATIGRFRIDEVLGSGGMGVVYLARDPFEPEDARAVALKTLRSPDPVALMRFKSEFRYTAALAHPNLVKLYELGVANDTWFFTMEHVPGADLGEHLTLRSPPGALQAGVLRDVFAQLVDGLGALHAAGVRHLDLKPSNVMVSDEGRVLLLDFGVAALKGGQTRGTEGHRVVGTPLYMAPEQARGAPTDTRADLYALGVMLYEALVGRRPFEKAGDSALTIIMRKCSEALPHPSDVVALPPECLPLADLAHALMERDPGARPTLDEILAVLRPELASSGRALGATAVALVGREEELDTILTAYHERDTSRPTVLHVRGRSGVGKSRLIEEAVLRLSSVATVLNASAMIRRRFRTRAWTT from the coding sequence ATGCCCTGGGACCCACCCGAAGCTGACTCGGCGGCGCAGACGCGCCAAGACAGCGGCGTGGTCACGAACGACGGAACCGCCACGCGTGCGGACCCGGTGCGGCGCTCGGATCCGGCGGCGCCGGCCACCATCGGGCGCTTCCGCATCGACGAGGTGCTGGGCTCTGGCGGCATGGGGGTGGTCTACCTGGCGCGCGACCCGTTCGAGCCCGAAGACGCGCGCGCGGTGGCGCTGAAGACGCTGCGCTCGCCCGACCCGGTGGCGCTCATGCGCTTCAAGAGCGAGTTCCGCTACACGGCCGCGCTGGCGCACCCCAACCTGGTGAAGCTCTACGAGCTGGGCGTGGCCAACGACACGTGGTTCTTCACCATGGAGCACGTGCCGGGCGCGGACCTGGGCGAGCACCTCACGCTGCGCTCGCCGCCCGGGGCGCTGCAGGCCGGTGTGTTGCGCGACGTGTTCGCGCAGCTGGTGGATGGCCTCGGTGCGCTGCACGCCGCGGGGGTCCGGCACCTGGACCTCAAGCCCAGCAACGTGATGGTGTCGGACGAGGGCCGCGTGCTCTTGCTGGACTTCGGCGTGGCTGCGCTGAAGGGCGGGCAGACGCGCGGCACCGAGGGCCACCGCGTGGTGGGCACGCCGCTCTACATGGCGCCCGAGCAGGCGCGCGGGGCACCCACCGACACGCGCGCAGACCTCTATGCGCTGGGCGTCATGCTGTACGAGGCGCTGGTGGGGCGGCGGCCCTTCGAGAAGGCCGGCGACTCGGCGCTCACCATCATCATGCGCAAGTGCTCGGAGGCGCTGCCGCACCCGAGCGACGTGGTGGCGCTGCCGCCCGAGTGCCTGCCGCTGGCGGACCTGGCGCATGCCTTGATGGAGCGTGACCCCGGAGCGCGCCCCACGCTGGACGAGATCCTGGCGGTGCTGCGGCCGGAGCTGGCCAGCTCTGGCCGCGCGCTCGGGGCCACGGCCGTGGCGCTGGTGGGCCGCGAGGAGGAGCTGGACACCATCTTGACGGCCTACCACGAGCGCGACACCAGCCGCCCCACGGTGCTGCACGTGCGCGGGCGCTCGGGCGTGGGGAAGTCGCGGCTCATCGAAGAGGCCGTTCTGCGCCTGTCCAGCGTGGCCACCGTACTCAACGCCAGCGCCATGATTCGGAGGCGATTCCGTACAAGGGCCTGGACGACCTGA
- a CDS encoding DUF2378 family protein translates to MSYVFVKPRFDQPVDVEGHLARLPANATCKGMFFRDLIALATPHVSEEDLLASAGIPARRYLAFLDYPMRDNLKLTVAVAKVVHPHVPLGEGLRRLGRTGYQTFLASHVGKVLILAVSHDLAAVLELAPRAYPLVMNFGELSTERPAPRTVIARCRSFPAFVATYQVGTIEAVFQHFGVEGQLRVCVEDIANVAIEASW, encoded by the coding sequence GTGTCGTACGTGTTCGTCAAACCCCGCTTCGACCAGCCCGTCGACGTGGAAGGCCACCTCGCGCGGCTGCCGGCGAACGCCACCTGCAAGGGCATGTTCTTCCGGGACCTGATCGCGCTCGCCACGCCGCACGTCTCGGAGGAGGACCTGCTGGCTTCGGCAGGCATCCCGGCGCGACGCTACCTGGCGTTCCTCGACTACCCCATGCGCGACAACCTGAAGCTCACCGTGGCGGTGGCGAAGGTGGTGCATCCGCACGTGCCGCTGGGCGAGGGGCTGCGGCGCCTCGGGCGCACGGGCTACCAGACCTTCCTCGCGAGCCACGTGGGCAAGGTGCTGATCCTGGCGGTGAGCCACGACCTGGCCGCGGTGCTGGAGCTGGCGCCGCGCGCCTATCCGCTGGTCATGAACTTCGGCGAGCTGAGCACCGAGCGGCCGGCCCCGCGCACGGTCATCGCCCGCTGCCGCTCTTTCCCGGCCTTCGTGGCAACCTACCAGGTGGGCACCATCGAAGCGGTCTTCCAGCACTTCGGGGTGGAAGGACAGCTGCGGGTCTGCGTGGAAGACATCGCCAACGTGGCCATCGAAGCCAGCTGGTGA
- a CDS encoding GAF domain-containing protein produces the protein MKLADFSHCFQGVTPAGIATCGADGVPNIAMLSQVHYLDEGHVALSCQFFNKTRRNVDQNPFASVRLWDPVTLQPYLLQLRFLRAETEGALFDDMSARIEAIARTTGMSGIFKLLSADVYEVLSFTVLPDALAPMTELSGTWSGCPETTADQRREELRGLQLLSDRICRARTLDALFAAVLESMTTLFGAQHALLLLHEEERATLVAIDSTGYERSGAGAEVAVGEGLIGTVAQTLRPLQLSGLSAVRRYARAVQESAQKAGAQVTAEIPLPGLTDAQAQLALPLVAHDQLVGVLVLESRDPLAFENWHEAYLGLLANQAALAIAVLSERDDEDSGGDACPETAPLPAHRRVFTWYAADESVFVDGEYLIRNVPARILWKLLNEHAGGRREFTNRELRMDPALGLPEYRDNLESRLILLRKRLCERCPDVRLVPIKRGRFVLERDCELQLEAKP, from the coding sequence ATGAAGCTCGCGGACTTCTCCCACTGCTTCCAGGGCGTCACCCCCGCGGGCATCGCCACGTGCGGCGCCGACGGCGTGCCGAACATCGCCATGCTGAGCCAGGTGCACTACCTGGACGAAGGCCACGTGGCGCTGTCCTGCCAGTTCTTCAACAAGACGCGCCGCAACGTGGACCAGAACCCGTTCGCCAGCGTGCGGCTGTGGGACCCCGTCACGCTCCAGCCCTACCTGCTGCAGCTGCGCTTCCTGCGCGCCGAGACCGAAGGCGCGCTGTTCGACGACATGTCGGCGCGCATCGAGGCCATCGCGCGCACCACCGGCATGAGCGGCATCTTCAAGCTGCTGAGCGCCGACGTGTACGAAGTGCTGTCGTTCACGGTGCTCCCGGACGCACTGGCTCCCATGACCGAGCTGTCCGGCACCTGGTCGGGCTGCCCGGAGACCACGGCCGACCAGCGCCGCGAGGAGCTGCGTGGGCTGCAGCTGCTGAGCGACCGCATCTGCCGCGCGCGCACGCTGGACGCGCTCTTCGCCGCCGTGCTCGAGAGCATGACCACCTTGTTCGGTGCACAGCACGCGCTGTTGCTGCTGCACGAAGAGGAGCGCGCCACGTTGGTGGCCATCGACAGCACCGGCTACGAGCGCAGCGGCGCGGGAGCCGAAGTGGCCGTGGGCGAAGGCCTGATCGGCACGGTGGCGCAAACGCTACGCCCGCTGCAGCTCAGCGGCCTCAGCGCGGTGCGGAGGTACGCGCGCGCGGTGCAGGAGAGCGCACAGAAGGCGGGCGCACAGGTCACGGCGGAGATCCCGCTGCCGGGCCTCACCGATGCCCAGGCGCAGCTGGCGCTGCCGCTGGTGGCGCACGACCAGCTGGTGGGGGTGCTGGTGCTCGAGAGCCGCGACCCGCTGGCCTTCGAGAACTGGCACGAGGCGTACCTGGGGCTGCTCGCCAACCAGGCGGCGCTGGCCATCGCGGTGCTGTCCGAGCGCGACGACGAAGACAGCGGCGGGGACGCCTGCCCGGAGACGGCGCCCTTGCCGGCGCACCGACGGGTCTTCACGTGGTACGCGGCCGACGAGAGCGTGTTCGTGGACGGCGAGTACCTGATCCGCAACGTGCCCGCGCGCATCCTGTGGAAGCTGCTGAACGAGCACGCGGGTGGGCGGCGCGAGTTCACCAACCGTGAGCTGCGCATGGACCCGGCGCTGGGCTTGCCCGAGTACCGCGACAACCTCGAGAGCCGGCTGATCCTGCTGCGCAAGCGCCTCTGCGAGCGCTGCCCCGACGTGCGCCTGGTGCCCATCAAGCGCGGGCGCTTCGTGCTGGAGCGCGACTGCGAGCTGCAGCTCGAGGCCAAGCCCTGA
- a CDS encoding CehA/McbA family metallohydrolase — MTRSALPLLVLLLSLPLGARAQVVLTLDGAVPDGDETHFFVPFEVPADIVEIEIAHDDLSADNILDWGVENPAGFRGWGGGNTEPAVIGVDRASRSYVPGPITPGTWRVVVGKAKIVAEPAMYQLRVTLRTAAQATLAAQPERAPYADPGALATGRRFYAGDFHVHSRESGDAGPTLDAIATAARARGLDFVVITDHNTHTALDYMNDAQARHPDLLFIPGVEFTTYAGHANAIGATEWVDHRIGVEGATIEDAAAAYRTQGALFSINHPALTLGDLCIGCAWEHTLADEAIDAVEIMTGASAIAQSAFLQPSLALWDGLCARGRHVAPLGGSDDHQAGEGTGGLDSPVGSPTTMVEADELSVTGILAGIRAGRTVVRIPGESAPMVVLSAREPLTGDTVEARRVRLLVDITGGMGGTFRVVMNGALLGEAMAVDSDAFHFELDVVAPALGEDRYRVEVVEERRPVTITSHVYVRRPAGGGGCAVLGGATAPVALTLLGLALGLAFARSAARARRRP; from the coding sequence ATGACGCGCTCCGCTCTCCCGCTGTTGGTGCTCCTGCTCTCGCTGCCGCTCGGCGCCCGCGCCCAAGTGGTGCTGACCCTCGACGGCGCCGTGCCGGACGGCGACGAGACGCACTTCTTCGTGCCGTTCGAGGTGCCCGCGGACATCGTGGAGATCGAGATCGCGCACGACGACCTGTCGGCGGACAACATCCTCGACTGGGGCGTGGAGAACCCCGCCGGCTTCCGCGGCTGGGGCGGTGGCAACACCGAGCCTGCCGTCATCGGCGTGGACCGCGCGTCGCGCAGCTATGTGCCGGGGCCCATCACCCCGGGCACGTGGCGCGTGGTGGTAGGCAAGGCGAAGATCGTGGCCGAGCCCGCCATGTACCAGCTGCGCGTGACCCTGCGGACGGCGGCCCAGGCCACGCTTGCCGCGCAGCCCGAGCGCGCTCCCTATGCGGACCCGGGCGCGCTGGCGACAGGCCGGCGCTTCTACGCGGGCGACTTCCACGTGCACTCGCGCGAGAGCGGTGACGCCGGGCCCACGCTCGACGCGATCGCCACGGCGGCCCGGGCGCGGGGCCTCGATTTCGTGGTGATCACCGACCACAACACGCACACTGCGCTCGACTACATGAACGACGCGCAGGCGCGCCACCCCGACTTGCTGTTCATCCCGGGCGTGGAGTTCACCACGTATGCGGGGCACGCGAACGCCATCGGCGCCACCGAGTGGGTGGACCACCGCATCGGCGTCGAGGGCGCCACCATCGAGGACGCGGCCGCGGCCTACCGCACACAGGGCGCGCTCTTCTCCATCAACCACCCGGCGCTCACGCTGGGTGACCTGTGCATCGGCTGCGCCTGGGAGCACACGCTCGCCGACGAGGCCATCGACGCCGTGGAGATCATGACGGGCGCGAGCGCCATCGCGCAGAGCGCGTTCCTGCAACCGAGCCTCGCGCTGTGGGACGGGCTCTGCGCGCGCGGGAGGCACGTGGCGCCCCTCGGAGGGAGCGACGACCACCAGGCTGGCGAAGGCACCGGTGGGCTCGACTCGCCCGTGGGCTCTCCGACCACGATGGTGGAGGCCGACGAGCTGTCGGTGACGGGCATCCTGGCGGGCATCCGCGCGGGCCGCACCGTGGTGCGCATCCCCGGCGAGAGCGCGCCCATGGTGGTGCTGAGCGCGCGCGAGCCGCTGACCGGCGACACGGTGGAAGCCCGCCGGGTGCGCCTGCTGGTGGACATCACCGGCGGCATGGGCGGCACGTTCCGCGTGGTGATGAACGGCGCGTTGCTGGGTGAGGCCATGGCGGTGGACTCGGACGCGTTTCACTTCGAGCTGGACGTGGTGGCCCCTGCGCTGGGCGAGGACCGCTACCGCGTGGAGGTGGTGGAGGAGCGCCGGCCCGTGACCATCACCAGCCACGTGTACGTGCGGCGGCCCGCGGGTGGCGGAGGCTGCGCCGTCCTGGGCGGCGCGACGGCGCCGGTGGCGCTCACGCTGCTGGGCTTGGCTCTCGGTCTGGCCTTCGCGCGAAGCGCTGCGCGAGCACGGCGCAGACCATGA